The Granulicella sibirica genome has a segment encoding these proteins:
- a CDS encoding SRPBCC domain-containing protein: MNTLYQRPPDRVFAAYTDLAERMQWGAPSEGTALIYDHSNFTEGGQDVFRCGPKANPNIEGTTRYLDILLNRRIVSSETIAMDGHRLCASLSTFELHSAGDATILKNTIQLASFVGEDMVRGYQNGTDASLDNLVKHFQRWNAG; this comes from the coding sequence TTGAACACACTATACCAGCGACCGCCGGATCGCGTTTTCGCGGCATACACCGACCTTGCGGAACGCATGCAATGGGGCGCTCCTTCGGAAGGCACCGCCTTAATCTATGACCATTCAAACTTCACCGAGGGCGGTCAAGATGTTTTTCGCTGCGGACCGAAAGCGAATCCGAACATCGAAGGAACTACCCGCTATCTAGACATTCTCCTGAATCGAAGAATCGTGTCGAGCGAAACAATTGCGATGGATGGTCATCGCCTCTGCGCCTCTCTTTCGACATTCGAGCTTCATTCGGCCGGCGATGCAACCATCCTCAAGAATACGATTCAGCTTGCGTCGTTCGTCGGGGAAGATATGGTTCGAGGATATCAAAATGGCACCGACGCCTCTCTAGACAATCTGGTCAAGCACTTCCAGCGCTGGAACGCCGGCTAA
- a CDS encoding MarR family transcriptional regulator, translated as MEHVDRALEAKFEEFQISRASFDVLAALRRSGKPYKLTQRDLMRSLFRTSGSMSLRIDALQKQGLVNRSPDSEDRRSVFVTLTAKGVDLLESVIPAHLENESSLVAGLSRTERAQLIALLRKWLVSLEEEVAHGRQLYLGMTLLDSRASTKIRRAVGLPDIPGLLVNKVAAGSRAEELGFRKGDLVTSVERQAVTSLVDLRKILNHSESKTRKVQVVRGVETVEFKLTSSSI; from the coding sequence ATGGAGCATGTCGATCGCGCTCTTGAAGCGAAGTTCGAGGAGTTTCAGATTTCAAGGGCGTCATTCGATGTGTTGGCCGCACTTCGTCGCAGCGGTAAACCTTACAAGCTGACGCAACGCGATCTGATGCGCAGTCTTTTTCGCACATCCGGGAGCATGAGCCTGAGAATCGATGCCCTGCAGAAGCAAGGGCTGGTAAACCGGTCCCCTGACAGTGAAGACCGTCGCTCTGTCTTCGTTACTCTGACTGCCAAGGGCGTGGACCTTCTGGAAAGTGTGATTCCTGCGCATCTCGAGAATGAAAGCAGCCTTGTCGCGGGGCTTAGTCGAACGGAACGGGCCCAGCTCATTGCCCTGCTGCGCAAGTGGTTGGTCAGCCTCGAAGAGGAGGTGGCTCACGGTCGTCAGCTTTACCTGGGCATGACTCTGCTCGACTCCCGTGCGTCCACGAAAATCCGACGCGCTGTTGGGCTGCCTGACATCCCAGGCTTGCTTGTCAACAAGGTTGCAGCGGGCAGCCGGGCAGAAGAGCTCGGCTTCCGCAAGGGTGATCTCGTCACTTCCGTTGAGAGACAAGCCGTTACGTCTCTGGTGGACCTTCGCAAGATCCTGAATCACTCCGAATCAAAGACGAGGAAGGTTCAAGTGGTTCGCGGAGTCGAAACGGTGGAATTCAAGCTCACGAGTTCCTCGATATAG
- a CDS encoding alpha/beta fold hydrolase, whose translation MELKDYQIASNGISLHVTELGDGQAVLFCHGFPDTAYTWRRQMNAVASSGYRAIAPDMRGYGRSSAPSDPAVYTPLHTAGDLVGLLDALKIPSAVIVGHDWGATHAWNAAMMRPDRFKAVFCLAVPYFPRGDVSVFDRMRTTGHENDFYMFEQIKPEADQIWADAAVTIPGMLYWASGSAPADTRWSPLDPTRSLHRPAPGPLPPWVEPDYLAHNIAEFKRTGFHGALNYYRATELYFDLSAAWKGAKITQPSFYISGKADGLSALYPPAEKLRTGLPSLVGNLELDHVGHWIQHEASAEVSEQLVKFLRTVNPA comes from the coding sequence ATGGAACTGAAGGACTACCAGATCGCCTCGAATGGCATCTCCTTGCACGTGACAGAGCTTGGGGACGGTCAAGCTGTGCTCTTCTGCCATGGGTTTCCAGACACCGCGTATACGTGGCGCCGACAGATGAACGCCGTTGCATCATCAGGTTATCGAGCGATTGCACCTGACATGCGAGGGTACGGTCGCAGTTCAGCGCCTTCAGACCCGGCCGTATACACGCCGCTGCACACCGCGGGCGATCTGGTCGGGCTCCTCGATGCTCTGAAGATTCCCAGCGCCGTGATCGTGGGCCACGATTGGGGCGCAACCCATGCGTGGAATGCTGCCATGATGCGTCCCGATCGATTCAAAGCGGTGTTCTGCTTGGCCGTGCCTTACTTTCCGCGCGGTGATGTCAGCGTCTTCGATCGAATGCGGACGACAGGCCACGAAAACGACTTCTACATGTTCGAACAGATCAAACCGGAAGCCGATCAGATTTGGGCCGATGCTGCTGTCACGATTCCGGGGATGTTGTATTGGGCCTCGGGTTCGGCTCCGGCTGACACGCGATGGAGCCCTCTGGACCCTACACGAAGTCTTCATCGTCCCGCTCCCGGCCCGTTGCCTCCATGGGTGGAACCGGACTACCTGGCTCACAACATAGCGGAGTTCAAGCGCACCGGCTTTCACGGTGCGCTGAACTACTATCGTGCCACCGAGCTCTATTTCGATCTGTCCGCCGCATGGAAGGGCGCGAAGATCACCCAGCCGTCGTTTTACATCTCCGGAAAAGCCGACGGCCTGAGCGCGCTGTATCCCCCTGCCGAAAAGCTACGTACCGGACTTCCGAGTCTCGTCGGGAATCTGGAACTCGACCATGTAGGCCACTGGATACAACACGAGGCGTCCGCCGAAGTCAGCGAACAGCTCGTGAAGTTCCTGCGCACCGTGAACCCCGCCTAA
- a CDS encoding alpha/beta fold hydrolase — protein sequence MATSFPLTDTTFSSPRHTTHYWQAGPAGGPLMIFLHGWPEIGLVWAAQMEAFASEGWHCIAPDMRGYGGSSAPAASDAYALKEIVDDMVELHDYLGASPAIWVGHDLGSPVVGALAAHHAKRSRGVVFISVPYLPDAFALPNHLPLIDRELYPADKYPDGQWDYYRFYLTHFDQTVTDFDADIPASLAAIYRSGNPESVGKVYRSAVITRNGGWFGSAHRAPRVMPDSALWPSADFDSLLEAFRVTGFRPGNSWYLNDSTNIDYAHEAPDDGRLRQPVLFINGNFDGLCDITHNRFGEPMRNACQDLTVTSLPSGHWLPLERKVEVIEAMRSWLKTKAL from the coding sequence ATGGCAACATCCTTCCCACTCACCGACACCACTTTCAGTTCACCACGTCACACAACGCACTACTGGCAGGCTGGACCTGCCGGTGGGCCATTGATGATATTTCTTCACGGCTGGCCCGAGATTGGCCTGGTTTGGGCCGCACAGATGGAGGCCTTCGCCTCTGAAGGTTGGCACTGCATTGCGCCGGATATGCGTGGCTATGGTGGTTCGTCTGCGCCTGCCGCCTCGGACGCCTATGCCCTGAAAGAGATCGTAGACGATATGGTCGAGCTGCACGACTATCTGGGCGCAAGCCCGGCCATCTGGGTTGGGCATGACCTTGGAAGTCCCGTTGTCGGCGCACTGGCTGCACATCACGCCAAGCGAAGCCGCGGCGTTGTCTTCATCTCCGTTCCCTATCTACCGGACGCCTTCGCGCTACCCAATCACCTGCCGCTCATCGACCGTGAGCTCTATCCCGCCGATAAGTATCCAGACGGACAGTGGGACTACTACCGGTTCTACCTCACCCATTTCGACCAAACGGTCACGGACTTCGATGCTGACATCCCGGCGAGTCTCGCAGCGATATACCGCAGTGGGAACCCTGAATCCGTAGGCAAGGTGTACCGGTCTGCCGTCATTACGCGCAATGGAGGCTGGTTCGGATCGGCGCATCGTGCTCCAAGGGTGATGCCTGACTCCGCGCTCTGGCCTTCGGCTGATTTCGACAGTTTGCTCGAAGCCTTCCGCGTCACCGGATTTCGGCCCGGAAACTCCTGGTATTTGAACGACAGCACCAACATCGATTACGCGCACGAGGCGCCGGATGACGGCAGGCTGCGCCAGCCGGTGTTGTTTATCAACGGCAACTTCGACGGCCTCTGCGATATCACGCACAACCGCTTCGGCGAGCCAATGCGTAATGCGTGTCAGGATCTTACCGTGACCAGTCTGCCTTCGGGCCACTGGCTGCCTCTCGAACGCAAGGTAGAAGTGATCGAAGCCATGCGCTCCTGGCTCAAAACGAAGGCGCTGTAA
- a CDS encoding VOC family protein — MTTLSTPPASSPLASLKINHAAMRVPDFDAAIAWYADKLDFRSKQIVSVAGLSFGFLYPAGDDGFHFELMAGPGAAERPAYKDLHDSYNMSGWHHPGFSVDSVDDVIDELKRRDVTIASEPHDVPAMGLRVAFFADPWGNLFEVIESIAH, encoded by the coding sequence ATGACCACACTGAGCACGCCTCCAGCCTCCAGCCCTCTTGCCTCTTTGAAGATCAACCACGCAGCCATGCGCGTGCCGGATTTTGATGCAGCGATTGCCTGGTATGCCGACAAGCTCGATTTTCGGTCGAAGCAAATAGTGTCCGTAGCCGGGCTCAGCTTCGGCTTTCTTTATCCTGCCGGGGACGACGGTTTTCATTTCGAGTTGATGGCCGGCCCCGGCGCGGCGGAACGCCCCGCCTATAAAGATCTGCATGACAGCTACAATATGTCCGGGTGGCATCACCCAGGTTTCAGCGTCGACAGCGTTGACGACGTCATCGACGAACTGAAACGCCGCGACGTGACCATCGCCAGCGAGCCACACGATGTACCCGCAATGGGGCTCCGCGTCGCGTTCTTCGCTGATCCTTGGGGCAATCTCTTCGAGGTCATCGAGTCCATTGCTCACTAA
- a CDS encoding MerR family transcriptional regulator: protein MSTHLGIGSFAQATHLSIKTLRRYHESGLLEPADVDPQTGYRSYTTAQIPTAQIIRRFRDLDMPLPDIRAVLAAPNVRVRNDLIAGHLSRLEQGLARTQNVVASLRDLLDEPVSAPRFEHRHFKEASVAAITEVLDVKDALAWLQGALGELQATVAAQRLPITGHAGGIFSNALFSEARGEATIFLPCVGEVRRIGRVVPLVVPAAEAAIALHIGSHNNIDLEYGALATYVTQHALAVDGPIREYYVVGPQSTPDETEWRTEIAWPIFQTRHENRT, encoded by the coding sequence GTGTCAACACACCTCGGAATCGGCAGTTTTGCTCAGGCGACCCATCTCAGCATCAAGACGCTTCGTCGCTACCACGAAAGCGGCCTTCTGGAGCCTGCCGACGTTGATCCGCAAACTGGCTATCGCAGCTATACGACAGCTCAAATTCCAACGGCTCAAATAATCCGCCGATTCCGCGATCTGGACATGCCTTTACCAGATATTCGGGCAGTGCTAGCGGCCCCGAACGTACGCGTCCGGAATGATCTTATTGCCGGACACCTTAGTCGATTGGAACAGGGCCTCGCCCGGACACAGAACGTGGTGGCATCACTGCGAGACCTCTTAGATGAACCAGTATCCGCACCCAGATTCGAACACCGCCATTTCAAAGAGGCATCTGTAGCCGCCATCACTGAAGTGCTTGACGTCAAGGATGCACTCGCATGGCTTCAGGGGGCTCTCGGAGAACTCCAAGCCACGGTTGCGGCGCAACGCCTACCTATTACTGGGCACGCTGGGGGTATCTTTTCGAATGCTTTGTTCTCAGAAGCTCGTGGCGAGGCGACCATCTTCTTACCCTGCGTTGGAGAAGTGCGTCGAATTGGGCGGGTCGTCCCGCTGGTTGTGCCCGCAGCCGAGGCTGCTATCGCGCTACACATCGGCTCGCACAACAACATTGATCTTGAGTACGGCGCATTGGCTACTTACGTCACGCAACACGCCCTCGCAGTGGACGGCCCCATCCGCGAGTATTACGTGGTCGGCCCACAAAGTACTCCTGATGAGACTGAATGGCGAACCGAGATAGCGTGGCCTATCTTTCAAACCCGGCACGAAAACCGAACCTGA
- a CDS encoding nuclear transport factor 2 family protein, with the protein MSIELKGVVAEYVKAMNAHDNGAIVSAFAKDAYVNDNRRHIAGIDAIQGWVAKEVVGDQLTIDVREVFDHYGDTIVIGAYDGTYDKTNLPAELILTSYFSVRDTKIVSLTIIFNQPSPY; encoded by the coding sequence ATGTCAATCGAACTGAAGGGCGTCGTCGCCGAATATGTCAAGGCTATGAACGCGCATGACAACGGCGCAATCGTGTCCGCTTTCGCAAAGGACGCGTACGTCAACGACAACCGCCGACACATTGCCGGCATTGACGCTATCCAGGGTTGGGTAGCAAAGGAAGTGGTCGGCGACCAACTGACCATTGATGTACGAGAGGTCTTCGATCACTACGGTGACACGATTGTCATCGGTGCCTACGACGGCACGTACGACAAGACCAACCTCCCTGCGGAGTTGATCCTGACCAGCTACTTCAGTGTCAGGGACACCAAGATCGTTAGCCTTACGATCATTTTCAATCAGCCGTCTCCCTACTAG
- a CDS encoding SDR family NAD(P)-dependent oxidoreductase: MGSMRTINDSLGPASLPQETVIVTGGNSGLGYGCAAALLSASPRRHVILACRDIGRAQEAVETLRESASPGAQIETMVLDLASLASVQSFASKLEERLKAAEIPPLHGLVCNAAVQGARTFTADGFESTFGVSHLGHYLLVNLLVPLMEKPARIAVVASGVHDPAELAKVPASMAVPVPAWNTPMALAKGDLGPAAANDDAAADRGRRYSTTKLANVYFTYGLAQRLPQGITVNAFDPGLMPGTGLAREYPAAVRFAWHNILPKLIPLLRLVLLKNIHTTEESGAALARLIVDPALRSTNGKYFEGLREIPSSVESYDKDRAEELWRDSATLTGIEPLPYARPTKLYPGFK, from the coding sequence ATGGGATCCATGCGCACAATCAACGATAGCCTGGGGCCTGCCTCGCTGCCTCAGGAGACTGTAATCGTCACCGGGGGGAACTCCGGTTTGGGATACGGCTGTGCGGCAGCATTGCTCTCTGCGTCACCGCGGCGGCACGTGATTCTTGCCTGTCGTGACATTGGGAGGGCGCAGGAAGCAGTCGAGACGCTGCGCGAATCCGCAAGCCCGGGTGCACAAATCGAGACAATGGTTCTCGATCTGGCGTCGCTTGCCTCGGTGCAATCTTTTGCGTCGAAGCTGGAGGAAAGGCTGAAGGCAGCGGAGATTCCTCCCCTGCACGGTCTCGTCTGCAATGCCGCGGTGCAAGGCGCACGGACATTCACGGCTGATGGCTTCGAGTCGACCTTCGGTGTAAGCCACCTCGGCCATTACCTTCTCGTCAATCTGCTGGTGCCGTTGATGGAGAAGCCTGCGCGAATTGCCGTCGTCGCCAGCGGCGTCCATGACCCCGCAGAGCTGGCCAAGGTGCCGGCCAGCATGGCCGTACCTGTACCTGCGTGGAACACGCCAATGGCTTTAGCCAAGGGAGACCTTGGCCCCGCAGCTGCGAACGATGATGCAGCAGCAGATCGTGGCCGAAGATATTCCACCACAAAGCTCGCGAACGTCTATTTCACTTACGGTCTGGCGCAACGGCTCCCCCAAGGCATCACCGTCAATGCGTTCGATCCCGGATTGATGCCAGGGACCGGACTGGCTCGTGAGTATCCGGCGGCCGTGCGGTTCGCGTGGCACAACATTCTGCCGAAGTTGATCCCGCTATTGCGATTGGTTCTACTCAAGAACATTCACACAACTGAAGAGTCGGGAGCGGCGCTGGCGCGGCTCATCGTCGATCCCGCACTGAGATCAACGAATGGGAAATATTTTGAAGGGCTGCGTGAAATTCCTTCATCAGTGGAGTCATACGACAAGGATCGAGCAGAAGAGCTTTGGCGGGATAGTGCCACTCTTACCGGGATTGAGCCGCTTCCATACGCGCGTCCGACGAAGCTCTACCCCGGGTTCAAGTAA
- a CDS encoding AraC family transcriptional regulator — protein sequence MSELRLLLMRHAADPFRSTTISGLTLMSSAATSPCMIAGLCAPMVGIVAQGRKQVVVGNSTLDYDTGKYLVSSVDLPVSARITHATSENPYLAVALLLDLKLLAEVALDLPVGSEEKGLHRGISVGSQCPHLLEGFVRLLRLLESPSDVAPLAPVIVREIHYRLLTGQQSAFVRQIALTKSRQPQVLKVVNWIRHNYARPLHIETLARLASMSPASLHRQFKALTAMSPLQYQKQIRLQKAQQIMLSESKDAASASYAVGYGSPSQFSREYLRMFGTPPHQHMHRVRLLEQG from the coding sequence TTGTCGGAACTCCGCCTTCTGCTGATGCGGCATGCTGCAGATCCGTTTCGTTCGACAACGATTTCCGGTCTTACTCTGATGTCCTCCGCAGCGACTTCGCCTTGCATGATTGCTGGGCTCTGTGCGCCGATGGTCGGCATCGTCGCGCAAGGTAGAAAGCAGGTAGTGGTAGGAAACTCGACCCTTGACTATGACACAGGCAAATATCTGGTCAGTTCTGTCGATCTACCTGTTTCAGCACGGATAACGCACGCCACATCGGAAAACCCCTACCTGGCTGTGGCACTCCTCCTGGACCTCAAGCTGTTAGCAGAAGTGGCCCTGGATTTACCGGTGGGGAGCGAAGAGAAGGGCCTGCACCGCGGAATCTCCGTCGGCTCTCAATGCCCACACTTGCTGGAGGGATTTGTGAGACTCCTGCGCCTGCTGGAGTCTCCTTCGGACGTCGCTCCGCTTGCCCCTGTGATCGTGCGCGAGATTCACTATCGTCTTCTTACCGGACAACAATCTGCTTTCGTGCGCCAGATTGCCTTGACCAAAAGCCGGCAACCTCAGGTACTCAAGGTCGTCAATTGGATTCGCCATAACTATGCCAGGCCGCTGCATATCGAAACTCTGGCGCGGCTGGCGAGCATGAGTCCGGCGTCTTTGCACCGGCAGTTCAAGGCGTTGACTGCGATGAGCCCACTTCAGTATCAGAAGCAGATTCGTCTGCAGAAAGCGCAGCAAATCATGCTTTCGGAGAGCAAAGATGCGGCCTCTGCCAGCTATGCAGTGGGTTACGGTTCACCTTCACAATTCAGCCGCGAATATCTGCGGATGTTCGGCACGCCGCCGCATCAACATATGCATCGCGTGAGATTGCTGGAACAGGGATAG
- a CDS encoding winged helix-turn-helix transcriptional regulator translates to MQKIEKVASKKSFEKVRFHSPQGETASPEIDHLVEEIIGRVADKWTLLLLEALAQHGVVRFGRLADLVGGISQKMLTQTLRQMESDGFVTRTVHPVVPPRVEYELTPLGGSLSAAFCSVWLWAETHYLELQSARDAYRKRLGRTI, encoded by the coding sequence ATGCAGAAAATAGAGAAAGTCGCGTCAAAGAAATCTTTCGAGAAAGTTCGCTTCCATTCGCCGCAAGGCGAGACTGCATCACCAGAGATCGATCATCTTGTGGAAGAGATCATTGGTCGCGTGGCGGACAAGTGGACGCTGCTCTTGCTTGAAGCTCTTGCTCAGCACGGGGTCGTTCGGTTCGGCCGTTTAGCAGATCTGGTGGGTGGGATCAGTCAGAAGATGCTCACCCAGACACTACGGCAGATGGAAAGCGATGGGTTTGTCACGCGTACAGTGCATCCCGTCGTGCCTCCGCGGGTCGAGTATGAGCTGACCCCGTTGGGAGGAAGCCTCAGCGCGGCGTTCTGCAGCGTATGGCTCTGGGCGGAAACGCACTACCTGGAACTGCAGTCGGCTAGGGATGCTTACCGGAAACGGCTCGGGCGAACTATTTAA
- a CDS encoding SDR family oxidoreductase → MNMTGNTILLTGGTSGIGLALAIQLQALGNTVIVTGRDRAKLEALVKDHPLIHTIQSDVSDTAAIAALYQHVTTEFPALNVLINNAGIMRKIDLQSSDFTHQDVTREVEVNLMGPMRMVNQFLAHLKLQPDAAIVTVSSGLAFLPLPISPIYCATKAGIHSYTQSLRVQLRNTKIRDYELAPPATDTGLMGAFDATDMKGISMMDVNKLAKLAIHGMKADRPEILPGLSKVLRLISRVAPTFGLKLFSGSTDAMLAQIK, encoded by the coding sequence ATGAATATGACGGGCAATACAATTTTGCTGACAGGAGGCACGTCCGGCATCGGGCTCGCTCTTGCCATTCAACTTCAGGCCCTTGGAAATACCGTGATCGTCACCGGTCGTGATCGAGCTAAGCTGGAAGCTCTTGTCAAAGACCATCCACTCATACACACAATCCAAAGCGATGTGAGTGATACTGCGGCGATCGCAGCCCTCTACCAGCACGTAACGACAGAGTTTCCGGCGTTGAATGTTCTCATCAACAACGCTGGCATTATGCGTAAAATCGACCTTCAGAGTAGCGATTTTACCCATCAGGACGTTACCCGCGAAGTAGAGGTCAATCTGATGGGCCCCATGCGCATGGTGAATCAATTCCTTGCCCATCTGAAGCTGCAACCTGATGCAGCGATCGTAACTGTCTCATCCGGACTGGCGTTCCTACCGCTTCCCATCTCGCCGATCTATTGTGCCACCAAGGCAGGCATCCATTCCTATACGCAGTCGTTACGGGTCCAACTCAGGAACACAAAAATTCGGGACTACGAATTGGCCCCTCCTGCTACGGACACCGGCCTGATGGGGGCGTTCGACGCCACCGATATGAAGGGCATCTCCATGATGGATGTAAATAAGTTGGCCAAACTGGCAATCCATGGCATGAAGGCGGACCGCCCAGAAATTCTCCCCGGACTTAGCAAGGTTCTGCGGCTGATAAGCCGAGTTGCCCCCACGTTCGGGCTCAAATTATTCAGCGGTTCGACGGATGCTATGCTGGCGCAGATCAAATGA
- a CDS encoding AraC family transcriptional regulator produces MDPLSDVLSLLKIRSYASRGFQAGSKWSIRFGPSRGIKLFAVIAGEGWLAVDEVASPVLARAGDCLLLPSGQAYQAASDLNLPPVDGTLLLRSLSTNEIAQFSTGSDFLGIAGYFDIAGEDADLLLSMLPPIVHVREESDKQVLRWCLEQMRKEFQEPQPGTSLVAQQLATLMLVQILRKHLDSSVEGNVGWLFALADKRIGLSLQAMHERPGCRWTLTTLAQHAGMSRTGFAIRFKELAGIAPMSYLTRWRMSLAKDRIAHSNDAMRVVAQQVGYESESAFSTAFKRQVGCAPRRYVASLKLKAQADA; encoded by the coding sequence ATGGACCCGCTATCCGATGTTCTTTCCCTTCTAAAAATCCGTAGCTACGCCTCCAGGGGATTCCAGGCGGGCAGCAAGTGGTCCATTCGCTTCGGACCATCGCGAGGCATCAAGCTTTTTGCCGTCATCGCAGGAGAGGGTTGGCTTGCTGTCGATGAGGTTGCGAGTCCGGTACTGGCTCGTGCCGGAGATTGTCTCCTGCTGCCGAGCGGCCAAGCCTATCAAGCAGCGAGCGACTTGAACCTTCCTCCCGTGGATGGAACTTTACTGCTGCGCTCTCTCAGCACAAATGAAATCGCACAGTTCAGTACCGGTAGTGATTTTCTTGGTATCGCGGGATATTTTGACATCGCGGGGGAGGACGCAGATCTTCTGCTCTCGATGCTGCCGCCCATCGTGCACGTCCGAGAAGAGTCAGACAAGCAAGTGCTGCGTTGGTGCCTGGAGCAGATGAGAAAAGAGTTTCAGGAACCGCAGCCCGGAACCTCACTTGTCGCTCAACAACTCGCCACTTTGATGCTCGTTCAGATCCTTCGCAAACATCTGGACTCCAGCGTCGAAGGCAATGTCGGTTGGCTTTTCGCACTTGCGGACAAACGAATCGGTTTGTCCCTTCAGGCCATGCATGAGAGACCTGGCTGCCGATGGACTTTGACCACATTGGCTCAGCATGCCGGAATGTCTCGAACTGGCTTCGCGATTCGATTCAAAGAGTTGGCTGGCATCGCTCCGATGAGCTACCTAACCCGTTGGAGAATGTCTCTGGCGAAAGATCGTATTGCCCACTCGAACGATGCGATGAGAGTCGTCGCACAACAGGTTGGCTATGAATCGGAAAGCGCATTCAGTACAGCGTTCAAACGCCAAGTTGGCTGCGCGCCGCGCCGCTATGTCGCTTCCTTGAAGCTGAAAGCTCAAGCAGATGCTTAA
- a CDS encoding TetR/AcrR family transcriptional regulator, whose translation MQYNLAMAWDTDETQRRLREAASAEFSAKGPDGTTMAGIAERAGINKERLYNYFGDKQSLFEMVLVDELEKLAVSMLNKSPGFEDLGEYAGCLFDYHASNPALLRLLLWEGLAGRSPVNEAGRTVHYQRAVEKMAAAQRDGFVDKGHDPAKLLFLLIALAAWWSAVPQLARMITGSGGKDRDERRRRRACVVNAARLLASPQSDERDKPSKSRTTTGR comes from the coding sequence ATGCAATATAATTTGGCGATGGCTTGGGATACAGACGAGACGCAACGGCGGTTGCGGGAGGCCGCGAGTGCAGAATTTAGCGCGAAGGGGCCAGATGGTACGACAATGGCCGGAATCGCAGAGCGCGCGGGAATCAATAAGGAGAGGCTTTACAACTACTTTGGAGACAAACAATCCTTGTTTGAGATGGTTCTCGTGGATGAGTTGGAAAAGCTGGCCGTCTCGATGCTCAATAAGTCTCCTGGCTTTGAGGATCTTGGGGAGTACGCCGGCTGTCTTTTCGACTACCACGCATCGAATCCAGCCTTGCTTCGACTCTTACTTTGGGAGGGTTTGGCCGGAAGGTCGCCAGTGAATGAAGCGGGACGCACTGTCCACTACCAGCGAGCGGTAGAGAAGATGGCCGCCGCACAACGAGATGGCTTTGTGGACAAGGGGCACGACCCCGCAAAGCTATTATTTTTGCTGATTGCCTTGGCAGCCTGGTGGTCTGCGGTGCCTCAATTAGCGCGGATGATCACGGGCTCCGGTGGGAAAGACCGGGACGAGAGAAGACGCCGCAGGGCTTGCGTGGTGAATGCAGCAAGACTTCTTGCATCACCTCAATCCGACGAGCGCGACAAACCATCCAAAAGCAGAACTACGACCGGACGGTAG
- a CDS encoding alpha/beta fold hydrolase, whose protein sequence is MSEASKGTRSSESLNWVQAGTEHAETVVLIHAVGYDLTYWDRQIEALQVDYNVVAFDLPGHGRSPKLTEDWTFDDAAVLVADLIERVSTGPVHLVGISFGGMIAQATALGRPDLIRTLTLIGTACTFPEEAWKGMRARAELVRTAGMAAILQSSLERWFTPQTRAQRPDIIDRVTKTVLADDPAVHAAIWEMISGFDVHDRLEKVSCPVLVLVGEQDPSTPVETAFTLANAIPDSKVIVIPGSSHVVTVENPVAVNDALRAFLQVCSVSAANQVFV, encoded by the coding sequence ATGAGTGAAGCCAGCAAAGGAACGAGGTCAAGCGAATCGTTGAACTGGGTGCAGGCTGGCACAGAACATGCAGAGACCGTCGTCCTAATCCATGCGGTCGGCTACGATCTCACGTATTGGGACCGACAGATTGAGGCATTGCAAGTTGACTATAACGTCGTCGCGTTTGATCTGCCGGGCCATGGGCGTTCACCCAAATTAACTGAGGACTGGACATTTGATGATGCAGCAGTCTTAGTCGCCGATCTGATCGAGCGCGTCAGCACCGGCCCAGTCCATCTCGTCGGAATTTCGTTTGGCGGAATGATCGCTCAGGCGACGGCTCTGGGAAGACCAGATCTCATTCGGACGCTCACACTCATTGGAACTGCTTGCACCTTCCCAGAGGAAGCATGGAAAGGCATGAGAGCTCGCGCGGAGCTTGTGCGAACAGCAGGTATGGCGGCCATTCTCCAGTCCAGCCTTGAACGCTGGTTCACTCCACAGACCAGAGCACAACGTCCTGACATCATCGACCGAGTCACGAAAACAGTGCTTGCAGACGATCCAGCTGTTCATGCAGCGATCTGGGAGATGATCTCTGGTTTTGATGTCCATGATCGACTGGAAAAAGTGAGCTGCCCTGTTCTGGTGCTGGTTGGTGAACAGGACCCGAGTACGCCAGTGGAAACCGCGTTTACCCTCGCCAATGCAATCCCAGACTCGAAAGTGATTGTGATTCCCGGTTCTTCGCACGTCGTAACTGTCGAGAATCCGGTTGCCGTGAATGACGCACTCAGAGCATTTTTGCAGGTCTGCAGTGTAAGCGCGGCCAATCAGGTGTTTGTGTAA